A region from the Aricia agestis chromosome 12, ilAriAges1.1, whole genome shotgun sequence genome encodes:
- the LOC121732753 gene encoding uncharacterized protein LOC121732753, which translates to MPGHLSFLQANVNHSAAAQDLFLQTVAEWSVDVAVVSEPYYVPSQPHWAGDDEGSVAVVVRPGAGPPLIPRMRGPGYVVAAWGEYAVVGIYFSPNRNLAALEQFLDALGPLIRRLAPLPVIVAGDFNAKSSAWGSPVTDPKGREVEEWALASGLSLLNTGTVQTCVRRTGGSVVDLSFATPAVARRVEGWKVVTEVETLSDHRYIRFEVSPASTSSPASRFRGQSVFPRWAISKLNRELAEEAAIVGRWSFPSSQAMGVDELAGCFGKVLHSVCRTAMPRVWGPPPPRRVVYWWSTELADLRAACNAARRAYCRSRRRRPQDVERDDRLYRVYRAKREILQLAISRAKERAWLELVEGLENDPWGRPRPP; encoded by the exons ATGCCAGGACATCTTAGCTTCCTTCAGGCCAACGTAAACCACTCAGCTGCGGCTCAGGATCTCTTCCTGCAGACCGTGGCGGAGTGGAGTGTTGACGTGGCGGTGGTCTCGGAGCCCTATTACGTTCCTTCTCAGCCACATTGGGCTGGGGACGACGAGGGCTCCGTCGCCGTTGTGGTGAGGCCAGGCGCTGGACCCCCCCTCATACCAAGAATGAGGGGCCCCGGGTACGTGGTGGCGGCTTGGGGAGAGTATGCCGTCGTCGGGATTTACTTCTCCCCAAATCGCAATCTAGCCGCCCTAGAGCAGTTCCTCGATGCTCTAGGGCCGCTGATCAGGAGGCTAGCCCCCCTCCCCGTCATAGTGGCAGGGGACTTCAACGCCAAGTCCTCGGCGTGGGGTTCCCCGGTCACCGATCCGAAGGGGAGGGAAGTAGAGGAGTGGGCTTTAGCCTCGGGACTGTCCCTATTGAACACAGGGACAGTCCAGACTTGCGTGCGACGGACGGGCGGTTCAGTGGTGGACTTGTCGTTCGCCACTCCCGCCGTCGCGCGCAGAGTGGAGGGGTGGAAGGTGGTAACGGAGGTGGAGACGCTCTCGGACCATCGATATATACGGTTCGAGGTGTCTCCAGCCTCCACATCGAGTCCAGCGTCTCGGTTCAGGGGGCAAAGTGTGTTCCCGCGTTGGGCAATCTCTAAGCTCAACCGGGAGCTTGCAGAAGAGGCGGCTATTGTCGGCCGCTGGAGCTTCCCGTCGTCACAGGCTATGGGGGTGGACGAGTTGGCTGGCTGTTTCGGCAAGGTCTTACACAGCGTTTGCCGAACAGCCATGCCTAGAGTTTGGGGTCCTCCCCCGCCTCGGCGGGTAGTATACTGGTGGTCGACAGAATTGGCCGACCTTCGCGCCGCCTGCAATGCGGCGCGTCGCGCCTATTGTCGCAGCAGGCGGCGCCGCCCCCAGGACGTGGAGCGTGATGACCGGCTGTACAGGGTCTACCGGGCAAAACGGGAGATCCTGCAGTTGGCCATCAGTCGGGCCAAGGAGCGAGCATGGCTGGAGCTAGTGGAGGGGCTCGAAAACGACCCCTGGGGCCGACC TCGGCCCCCTTAA